A window from Neodiprion fabricii isolate iyNeoFabr1 chromosome 2, iyNeoFabr1.1, whole genome shotgun sequence encodes these proteins:
- the LOC124176693 gene encoding uncharacterized protein LOC124176693, with amino-acid sequence MNVPLATEVFGHEVSVAMGHYQPMCNKLKDSTPTQKFIDLIFNLVQAMSSHIPGDALYAKDDCRNKQAILKFLQFYEDWEKFEKKIPVSRSTSVGLKVTLRATLEILDMLKDVCDSKYLMTATLSQDPLERFFSVMRYSCGGNDHPDPKMFAQVYRLASYFSLIRPLRGCNVSGTDLLKSPKVIASAIKHFKEYDLDAIFKENTGCKHSDWCSESEIGIEDVQYCVDRRHDTCKTDSFMPVIESMEEWLKNSWSTD; translated from the exons ATGAATGTTCCTCTAGCAACTGAA GTGTTTGGTCATGAGGTGTCTGTTGCGATGGGACACTACCAACCAATgtgcaataaattaaaagaTTCGACTCCAACGCAAAAGTTTATTGATCTCATTTTCAACTTAGTCCAAGCTATGTCATCGCATATACCAGGAGATGCTTTGTACGCTAAAGATGATTGTCGTAACAAACAG GCAATACTGAAATTCCTCCAATTTTATGAAGATTGGGAAAAGTTTGAGAAGAAAATACCTGTTTCGAGGAGTACTTCAGTAGGGTTAAAAGTTACCTTACGGGCAACACTAGAAATTTTGGACATGCTCAAAGACGTTTGTGATTCTAAATATTTGATGACAGCAACTTTATCCCAAGACCCTTTGGAG agatttttttctgtcatgAGATATTCTTGTGGAGGAAATGATCATCCCGATCCAAAAATGTTTGCCCAAGTATATCGCTTAGCATCTTATTTTTCCCTCATACGTCCACTAAGAGGGTGTAATGTTTCGGGCACGGATCTTCTAAAAAGTCCAAAAGTAATCGCATCTGCGATAAAACATTTTAAGGAATACGATTTAGATGCtatatttaaagaaaatacagGTTGCAAGCATTCTGATTGGTGTTCAGAAAGTGAGATTGGAATAGAGGACGTGCAATATTGCGTTGATCGCCGACATGATACTTGCAAAACAGATTCATTTATGCCAGTAATTGAATCAATGGAAGAATGGCTAAAAAATTCATGGTCAACTGATTGA
- the LOC124176694 gene encoding uncharacterized protein LOC124176694 isoform X2, which yields MNVRSSSNMELIHQHRVDSEKIVANAEPKTLMSHDSDARPITCTSLGPAGTRRAKNESGRSPVKAQSPATPYQLDHMIAYLERNPHIALRKFRTPGSSHDPSASWEQLAEELNALWKNGSPKDTKKWKNVWYDQRNAAVRKIKNIHQVGTSNERSHLRLQKLNVREKRILALLKYSDDHDVRKEILHTAEKELVLPESGLQKDLKKRTKRRKYSLGDAEHQKRHREQLY from the exons atgaaTGTTCGCTCTTCGTCAAACATGGAGTTGATCCACCAGCATCGTGTCGATTCGGAAAAGATTGTGGCGAACGCTGAACCGAAAACCCTAATGAGCCATGACTCTGACGCTCGGCCTATCACATGTACATCGCTGGGCCCTGCTGGCACTCGTCGGGCAAA gaaTGAATCTGGACGGAGCCCGGTAAAGGCGCAATCTCCTGCGACTCCGTATCAACTGGATCATATGATCGCCTACCTCGAACGGAATCCTCACATTGCCCTGAGGAAATTTCGAACGCCGGGCAGTTCGCACGATCCCTCAGCTTCGTGGGAGCAGTTGGCAGAAGAATTGAACGCGTTGTGGAAAAACGGTTCACCCAAAGATACcaagaaatggaaaaac GTGTGGTACGACCAGAGGAACGCAGCGGTGcgtaaaataaagaatatcCATCAAGTTGGAACTTCCAATGAGAGGTCTCATTTGCGTCTTCAGAAATTGAACGTTCGGGAGAAAAGAATTTTAGCTCTCTTGAAATATAGCGACGATCACGACGtcagaaaagaaattctacaTACCGCAGAGAAAGAGTTG GTACTCCCGGAGAGCGGGCTTCAaaaggatttaaaaaaaaggacCAAAAGACGGAAGTATTCCCTCGGGGATGCAGAGCACCAGAAGCGACATCGAGAACAATTATACTG A
- the LOC124176694 gene encoding uncharacterized protein LOC124176694 isoform X1 — protein MNVRSSSNMELIHQHRVDSEKIVANAEPKTLMSHDSDARPITCTSLGPAGTRRAKNESGRSPVKAQSPATPYQLDHMIAYLERNPHIALRKFRTPGSSHDPSASWEQLAEELNALWKNGSPKDTKKWKNVWYDQRNAAVRKIKNIHQVGTSNERSHLRLQKLNVREKRILALLKYSDDHDVRKEILHTAEKELVNVLPESGLQKDLKKRTKRRKYSLGDAEHQKRHREQLY, from the exons atgaaTGTTCGCTCTTCGTCAAACATGGAGTTGATCCACCAGCATCGTGTCGATTCGGAAAAGATTGTGGCGAACGCTGAACCGAAAACCCTAATGAGCCATGACTCTGACGCTCGGCCTATCACATGTACATCGCTGGGCCCTGCTGGCACTCGTCGGGCAAA gaaTGAATCTGGACGGAGCCCGGTAAAGGCGCAATCTCCTGCGACTCCGTATCAACTGGATCATATGATCGCCTACCTCGAACGGAATCCTCACATTGCCCTGAGGAAATTTCGAACGCCGGGCAGTTCGCACGATCCCTCAGCTTCGTGGGAGCAGTTGGCAGAAGAATTGAACGCGTTGTGGAAAAACGGTTCACCCAAAGATACcaagaaatggaaaaac GTGTGGTACGACCAGAGGAACGCAGCGGTGcgtaaaataaagaatatcCATCAAGTTGGAACTTCCAATGAGAGGTCTCATTTGCGTCTTCAGAAATTGAACGTTCGGGAGAAAAGAATTTTAGCTCTCTTGAAATATAGCGACGATCACGACGtcagaaaagaaattctacaTACCGCAGAGAAAGAGTTGGTAAAT GTACTCCCGGAGAGCGGGCTTCAaaaggatttaaaaaaaaggacCAAAAGACGGAAGTATTCCCTCGGGGATGCAGAGCACCAGAAGCGACATCGAGAACAATTATACTG A